In Horticoccus luteus, the following proteins share a genomic window:
- a CDS encoding immunoglobulin domain-containing protein yields the protein MKPSRLAALIVSVCVALCAAAQLARAQPYVVGQKYYDDFATKYIEYIPGDLPIVITAPHGGSLTPFAIPDRANGTYTIDGVSYTFAANTSNEIVTATDLNTEDLATKVVNEILARTGHRPHLIICHLKRSKLDANREKTAAALGNPIAGAAWDAYQAFILAARATVTRDFGFSFHVDLHGHGHTNQRLELGYNLSSSDLGVSDAALNRAGVLYDTSVRTLPLNRPDVTLATVLRGSRSIGDFMSTLGFPACPSPQDPQPKDSSFFQGGYTTRTHTCWTDNGIDHGLQIECNSDARTDANRPLFAAALAQALNAVLFDNYGYSLGAAPIYRLSAPTTTLTAGGPSVTVTLQRSGYAASADTVALSFGGNALRGTDYTASATTVSFSSGETSRTITLTPLTVGGSADKTITVQLAPVVPQTADTTPLTFALASGSLPIVRVTADAATVSESAGSAIFRFTRTTSVGPLTVNVAWSGDATVGRHYLEPIGSSFTFADGQSEFALTVPLIDDGRPDPARQLTLSVTSGTGYVLGTRPSATVQITDDDHPAGLALWLARGLDGNRLPDDSGQGRDGAGVPGNAPTPTTWTTGNASGSGLAFNGAYQAALVPRFTVDPQNAFTLSFRFRTSAYSTNQYLVSYGPRDSAGSLTVYMTSATTLRTSLNNSAGTLNAADLDTAIPNLTNNTWRLYTLTVDPTGGRRVYIDGVLQKSAGGWSGSLSPTELFWLGWRAQATTSSANYFTGSLADVRVYQRALSAAEVTSLSSGTSTFATWLAEQGLPANEHVYDDDDADGWGAALEYALGTNPLAAASAPVITATRGDGTVQFDFTRRTDTTDVALALEYATSSSGPWFGVASLAAGASTWNADPDVVATDAAGAVSLLVNDETTPRLWRLRAAIGVNTTATEITPSVAPVFTTQPVAQSAITGTTVTLSVAATGLPAPVYQWAKDGVALPGETSPTLTLANAQPSASGAYTVVASNSAGSATSTLAQVVIGDAPVILAAPTSESVVAGTHVALSVTAFGADPLTYQWRKNDVDLPGATAATLAFTPVQMSDAGNYSVVVTNPLGSTSSSAATLTVVATAIAPTITAPPQSQTLYTGQTLALSVTPAGTSPFTYQWAKDNAPLTGATAATFNVASAAVTDAGNYTVTITNDAGSITSAPASVAVTTATAPAITTQPVAQSVIAGATVTFSVAASGNPAPAYQWSRNSTPLAGATSATLVLTNVTSADAGLYSVVVTNPGGSVGSLAVNLTVLTPPTIATQPQSRASVEGSEVTFTVAVSGSGPFTYQWRRNGVALSGATSASLTLTNLASTDAGTYNVVVTGAGGTVPSADATLTVAPPSYLSNLSVRAAMDEGQTLIVGFVVSGTAKPILVRAAGPALDTFGLAGVADPHLALYQGTNLVAGNDDWDDSLATVFTHLGAFPFTSGSKDAALLQTLTGVYTAQASGTGNGSVLVEAYDAQAGSAARFTNLSARFHVGTGSDILIAGFAVGGGGYKAVLIRAVGPALAAFGVPGTLADPKLSIYDQNGNFIVGNDNWSGTLVPIFKRLGAFPLYDGSADAAILVSLEAGKSYTVQVVGADGGTGEALVEIYDNNP from the coding sequence GTGAAGCCTTCCCGTCTCGCCGCCTTGATCGTCAGCGTCTGCGTCGCCCTCTGCGCCGCCGCCCAACTCGCGCGCGCCCAGCCCTACGTCGTCGGACAAAAATATTACGACGATTTCGCGACCAAATACATCGAATATATCCCCGGCGATTTACCCATCGTCATCACCGCACCACACGGCGGATCGCTGACCCCGTTCGCCATACCCGATCGCGCCAATGGCACCTACACGATCGATGGCGTCAGCTATACTTTTGCCGCCAACACCAGCAACGAGATCGTTACCGCCACCGATCTGAACACCGAAGACTTGGCCACCAAAGTGGTGAACGAGATTCTGGCCCGCACGGGCCATCGCCCGCATTTGATTATCTGTCACTTGAAGCGCTCGAAGCTTGACGCGAACCGGGAGAAGACCGCCGCCGCACTCGGCAACCCGATCGCAGGCGCCGCTTGGGACGCCTACCAGGCGTTCATCCTGGCCGCTCGCGCGACCGTGACGCGTGATTTCGGATTCTCCTTTCACGTCGATCTTCACGGGCACGGACACACCAACCAGCGACTCGAGCTCGGCTACAACCTCTCCAGTTCCGACCTCGGTGTAAGTGACGCCGCCCTCAATCGCGCCGGGGTGCTCTACGATACCTCCGTGCGCACGCTGCCGCTCAACCGACCCGACGTCACTCTCGCCACGGTCCTGCGCGGCTCCCGTAGCATTGGCGATTTCATGAGCACGTTGGGGTTCCCCGCTTGCCCGAGCCCGCAGGATCCTCAGCCCAAAGACAGCAGTTTTTTTCAAGGCGGCTACACCACGCGCACCCACACCTGCTGGACCGACAACGGCATCGATCACGGCCTCCAGATCGAATGCAATTCTGACGCCCGCACCGACGCCAACCGTCCGCTCTTCGCCGCCGCGCTCGCCCAAGCCCTCAACGCCGTCCTCTTCGACAACTACGGCTACAGCCTCGGCGCCGCCCCCATTTATCGTCTCTCCGCACCCACCACGACGCTCACCGCCGGCGGCCCCAGCGTCACGGTCACCCTCCAGCGCAGCGGTTACGCCGCCTCCGCCGATACCGTCGCCCTGAGCTTCGGCGGCAACGCCCTTCGCGGCACCGACTACACCGCCTCCGCCACCACCGTGTCGTTTTCCAGCGGGGAAACCTCGCGCACCATCACGCTCACGCCGCTGACTGTCGGCGGCTCCGCCGACAAAACCATCACCGTTCAACTCGCCCCCGTCGTCCCGCAAACCGCCGACACCACTCCGCTCACCTTCGCGCTCGCCAGTGGATCGTTGCCCATCGTGCGCGTCACCGCCGACGCCGCCACCGTCAGCGAGTCCGCCGGCTCCGCGATCTTCCGTTTCACCCGCACCACCTCCGTCGGCCCCCTCACCGTCAACGTCGCGTGGAGTGGCGATGCGACCGTCGGCCGCCACTATCTCGAGCCGATCGGATCGAGCTTCACCTTCGCCGACGGCCAATCCGAATTCGCCCTCACTGTCCCGTTGATCGACGACGGCCGCCCAGATCCTGCGCGCCAGCTCACGTTGAGCGTCACCTCGGGAACCGGCTACGTCCTCGGCACGCGCCCGTCCGCGACCGTGCAAATCACCGACGACGATCATCCCGCCGGCCTCGCCCTCTGGCTCGCTCGCGGTCTCGATGGCAACCGCCTCCCCGACGACTCCGGCCAAGGCCGCGATGGCGCCGGCGTGCCCGGCAACGCCCCCACGCCCACGACCTGGACGACCGGCAACGCTTCCGGCAGCGGCCTCGCATTCAACGGCGCCTATCAAGCCGCGCTCGTCCCCCGCTTCACCGTCGATCCGCAAAACGCGTTCACCCTCTCGTTCCGTTTTCGCACCAGCGCTTACTCGACCAACCAATACCTCGTTTCCTACGGGCCGCGCGACTCCGCCGGCAGCCTCACGGTTTACATGACGAGTGCGACGACGCTCCGCACCTCCCTCAACAACTCCGCGGGCACGCTCAACGCCGCCGACCTCGACACCGCCATTCCCAATCTCACCAACAACACCTGGCGCCTCTACACGCTCACGGTCGACCCGACCGGCGGACGTCGCGTTTACATCGACGGCGTGCTGCAAAAATCCGCCGGCGGCTGGTCCGGCTCGCTCTCGCCCACCGAACTTTTCTGGCTCGGCTGGCGCGCGCAAGCCACCACCTCGAGCGCCAATTATTTCACCGGCTCCCTCGCCGATGTCCGCGTTTATCAACGCGCGCTTTCCGCCGCCGAGGTCACCTCGCTTTCTTCCGGCACCTCCACATTTGCGACGTGGCTCGCCGAGCAAGGCCTGCCCGCCAACGAACACGTTTACGACGACGACGACGCCGATGGCTGGGGCGCCGCCCTCGAATACGCTCTCGGCACCAATCCCCTCGCCGCCGCCTCCGCGCCCGTCATCACCGCCACGCGCGGCGACGGCACCGTGCAATTCGATTTCACCCGCCGCACCGACACGACCGACGTCGCCCTCGCCCTCGAATACGCCACGTCGTCCTCCGGCCCGTGGTTCGGCGTCGCCTCGCTCGCCGCCGGCGCCTCGACCTGGAACGCCGACCCTGACGTCGTCGCGACCGACGCGGCCGGCGCCGTCTCGCTCCTCGTCAACGACGAAACCACGCCGCGCTTGTGGCGCCTGCGCGCTGCCATCGGCGTCAACACCACCGCCACCGAAATCACGCCCTCCGTCGCTCCCGTGTTCACCACGCAGCCCGTCGCGCAATCCGCGATCACCGGCACCACCGTCACCCTCAGCGTCGCCGCCACGGGCCTGCCCGCACCGGTTTATCAGTGGGCCAAAGACGGCGTCGCGCTCCCTGGCGAGACCTCTCCCACACTCACGCTCGCCAACGCCCAACCCTCTGCCAGCGGCGCCTACACGGTCGTCGCCTCCAACTCCGCCGGCTCCGCCACCAGCACCCTTGCGCAGGTCGTCATCGGCGATGCCCCCGTCATCCTCGCCGCGCCCACGTCTGAATCCGTCGTCGCCGGCACCCACGTCGCACTCTCCGTCACCGCCTTCGGCGCCGACCCGCTCACGTATCAATGGCGCAAAAACGACGTCGACCTCCCCGGCGCCACGGCCGCGACGCTTGCATTCACCCCGGTGCAGATGTCCGACGCTGGCAACTACAGCGTCGTCGTCACCAACCCCCTCGGCAGCACCTCGAGCAGCGCGGCCACGCTCACCGTCGTCGCCACCGCCATCGCGCCAACCATCACGGCACCGCCGCAGTCGCAGACGCTTTACACCGGCCAGACCCTCGCGCTCTCGGTGACGCCCGCCGGCACGAGCCCGTTCACCTACCAATGGGCCAAGGACAACGCCCCGCTCACCGGCGCCACCGCCGCCACGTTCAACGTCGCGTCCGCCGCGGTCACCGATGCGGGCAACTACACCGTCACCATCACCAACGATGCCGGCTCGATCACCAGCGCACCTGCCTCCGTCGCGGTCACGACCGCCACCGCGCCTGCGATTACGACGCAGCCCGTCGCACAATCCGTCATCGCCGGCGCGACCGTCACCTTCAGCGTCGCCGCAAGCGGCAATCCCGCGCCCGCGTATCAATGGAGCCGCAACAGCACGCCCCTCGCCGGCGCTACGTCCGCGACGCTCGTGCTTACCAACGTCACCTCCGCCGACGCCGGCCTCTACTCCGTCGTCGTGACGAACCCTGGCGGCAGCGTCGGGAGTCTCGCCGTCAACCTCACCGTCCTCACGCCTCCCACCATCGCCACGCAGCCGCAATCCCGCGCGTCCGTCGAAGGCAGCGAAGTCACGTTCACCGTCGCGGTCAGCGGCTCCGGCCCGTTCACTTACCAATGGCGCAGAAACGGCGTCGCCCTCTCCGGCGCGACGTCCGCTTCCCTCACGTTGACCAACCTCGCGTCGACTGACGCCGGCACTTACAACGTCGTCGTGACGGGCGCAGGCGGCACGGTGCCCAGCGCCGACGCCACCCTCACGGTCGCGCCGCCCAGCTATCTTTCCAACCTCTCCGTGCGCGCCGCGATGGACGAGGGCCAGACGCTCATCGTCGGCTTCGTGGTAAGCGGCACCGCCAAACCCATCCTCGTGCGCGCCGCCGGCCCCGCCCTCGACACGTTCGGCCTGGCCGGCGTTGCCGACCCGCATCTCGCCCTTTACCAAGGAACCAACCTCGTCGCCGGCAACGACGATTGGGACGATTCACTCGCAACCGTCTTCACCCACCTCGGAGCGTTTCCGTTTACCTCCGGCAGCAAAGACGCCGCCCTCCTGCAAACCCTCACCGGCGTTTACACCGCGCAAGCATCGGGCACCGGCAACGGCAGCGTGCTCGTCGAAGCTTACGACGCGCAGGCCGGTTCCGCCGCGCGCTTCACCAACTTGTCCGCGCGTTTTCACGTCGGCACCGGGAGCGATATTCTCATCGCCGGTTTCGCCGTGGGCGGCGGCGGCTACAAAGCCGTGCTCATCCGCGCCGTCGGTCCCGCGCTCGCCGCCTTCGGCGTGCCCGGCACGCTCGCCGACCCCAAACTCTCGATCTACGATCAGAACGGCAACTTCATCGTCGGGAACGATAATTGGTCCGGCACGCTCGTGCCCATCTTCAAACGCCTCGGCGCGTTCCCCCTCTATGACGGCAGCGCGGACGCCGCCATCCTCGTTTCCCTCGAGGCCGGCAAATCCTACACCGTGCAAGTCGTCGGCGCCGACGGCGGCACCGGCGAAGCGCTCGTCGAGATCTACGACAACAACCCGTAG
- a CDS encoding N-formylglutamate amidohydrolase, whose translation MTPVPFTLFSPFRLLFVAALTLVAATLTRADAAGYEPGKTYRDAKGYVEFQPGSLPIIITAPHGGEKGPSSIPDRTEGVLVSDANTQDLARQIAAEFSRRTGRQVHLVLNLLHRRKLDPNREIKEAAQGNPDAEAAWRNYHAAIDRAKASALAAYGFAFLVDVHGHGHAIPRLELGYALDNAALNVTDAALDAADVGPHTTINDLAARTKEPFSKLLRGPGSLGDLFQQHGFRAVPSPQEPQPGNNLFFAGGYTVRRHAAWPDSTGVDGVQIECNRDARATPKSRAQLAAAIADVLTTFLAQRYAYTLPAPSARPAVARSE comes from the coding sequence ATGACACCTGTCCCTTTCACTCTTTTCTCTCCCTTCCGACTCCTCTTCGTCGCCGCCCTGACCCTTGTCGCCGCGACGCTTACGCGCGCCGACGCCGCCGGTTACGAACCCGGCAAAACTTACCGAGACGCCAAAGGCTACGTGGAATTCCAACCCGGCTCGTTGCCCATCATCATCACGGCGCCCCACGGCGGCGAAAAGGGCCCGTCGAGCATCCCTGATCGCACCGAAGGCGTCCTCGTCTCCGATGCCAACACGCAGGATCTCGCTCGCCAGATCGCCGCGGAATTTTCGCGCCGCACCGGCCGGCAGGTTCACCTCGTCCTCAACCTTCTCCACCGGCGCAAACTCGATCCGAATCGCGAGATCAAGGAAGCCGCCCAAGGCAACCCCGATGCCGAAGCCGCCTGGCGCAATTATCACGCCGCCATCGACCGCGCCAAAGCCAGCGCCCTCGCCGCCTACGGATTCGCGTTCCTCGTCGATGTCCACGGTCACGGCCATGCCATCCCGCGCCTCGAACTCGGCTACGCCCTCGACAACGCCGCCCTCAACGTCACCGATGCCGCCCTCGACGCCGCCGACGTCGGCCCACACACCACCATCAACGATCTCGCGGCACGCACGAAGGAGCCGTTTTCAAAACTTCTCCGCGGGCCCGGCAGCCTCGGCGATCTCTTTCAGCAACACGGCTTCCGCGCCGTCCCCAGCCCGCAAGAGCCGCAACCCGGTAACAACCTCTTTTTCGCCGGCGGTTACACCGTCCGCCGCCACGCCGCGTGGCCTGACTCGACCGGCGTCGACGGCGTGCAGATCGAGTGCAACCGCGACGCCCGCGCCACGCCGAAGTCCCGCGCCCAACTGGCCGCCGCCATCGCCGACGTCCTCACCACGTTTCTCGCTCAACGCTACGCCTATACGTTACCCGCTCCTTCCGCCCGCCCGGCCGTCGCTCGCTCCGAGTAA